One Paenibacillus sp. FSL W8-0186 genomic window carries:
- a CDS encoding methyl-accepting chemotaxis protein — translation MRKIWSNLRRVIEINSLRNRLLLAFTIMLVIPNMVIMGSSLTSAKHEMESKIGSSSKTSVELMNEALNAYIEAQVQNVEQLVMQMNSKQIDEGSPEVQSMLELFMAKHPGLELLTVGNNNKAFMKAPDPGPHEYDPTDRDWYKAALADPQKTVIIDPFKSSTTGHHNLYISRALPDGQGAMTVSFNMEAINEFTRNVQIGSEGFVYIFDRSNKITYHPQYEPGDDAVGEHISRIQAMDSGFIDYKSELTGKPQRAYVLTNELTGLKIVGVLEINEFDKAIAPIVWTSVIVLCIALVVSGLALFLIIRSVTRPIEQLNASAKRVGEGYLNEEVQIKRKDEVGQLAGNYNEMVASIRGMVMDVAEISSQLAASSEELTAGTEQNAKSVEHVVDLVQVSSEGAERQASVSLESADTMDEMSQGIYKIAEASGAIVDSSSQTVEDVRYGSEKVEQVGLQMEEIRRSTEQSAELMHKMNELSAHIAGMSSAISDIAVQTNLLALNAAIEAARAGEDGRGFSVVAGEVRKLAEQSRETAEQIGEDIVQMTSLVEKAYAVMNGEVADNVKRGISVTTDAQNAFRQIEQSTRHITEQIHDVSAITQQMSASAEEIANSVKHISETSQQSLDSFQSVTAATQEQLASMEEISSAAEGLARMAADMQTKIEHFKV, via the coding sequence ATGAGAAAGATATGGTCCAACTTACGGCGAGTCATCGAGATTAACTCGCTGCGGAATCGTCTGCTGCTTGCGTTCACGATTATGCTGGTCATTCCTAATATGGTGATTATGGGGTCCAGTCTGACAAGCGCCAAGCATGAAATGGAATCCAAGATTGGGAGTTCATCCAAAACGAGCGTCGAGCTGATGAATGAAGCGCTGAATGCTTATATAGAAGCGCAGGTACAGAACGTCGAGCAATTGGTCATGCAGATGAATTCCAAGCAAATCGATGAAGGATCGCCAGAGGTACAGTCGATGCTGGAGCTGTTCATGGCGAAGCATCCTGGGCTTGAGCTGCTTACCGTAGGCAACAATAACAAGGCTTTTATGAAGGCGCCAGACCCAGGCCCGCATGAATATGATCCAACAGATAGGGATTGGTATAAGGCTGCACTTGCCGATCCACAAAAGACAGTCATTATCGATCCCTTTAAGTCATCGACCACGGGACATCATAATTTGTATATCAGCCGTGCGCTTCCGGATGGGCAGGGAGCCATGACCGTATCCTTTAACATGGAAGCCATCAACGAGTTCACCCGGAACGTGCAAATCGGCAGTGAAGGATTCGTATACATATTTGACCGCAGCAACAAGATTACATACCATCCGCAGTACGAGCCCGGCGATGATGCTGTGGGAGAGCATATTTCGAGAATTCAGGCGATGGATTCGGGATTTATCGATTACAAAAGCGAGCTGACGGGCAAGCCGCAGAGAGCTTACGTTCTGACGAACGAGCTGACGGGTCTTAAAATCGTCGGAGTTCTGGAAATTAACGAATTCGATAAAGCGATTGCCCCGATTGTCTGGACTTCTGTGATCGTGCTATGTATCGCGCTCGTCGTTTCTGGCCTCGCGCTATTCCTGATTATTCGCAGCGTAACGCGTCCCATTGAGCAGCTGAACGCCTCCGCGAAGCGCGTGGGAGAAGGTTATCTCAATGAAGAGGTTCAAATTAAGCGAAAAGATGAAGTCGGACAGCTCGCCGGGAACTATAACGAGATGGTCGCTTCGATTCGCGGAATGGTGATGGACGTCGCGGAAATCTCCAGCCAGCTTGCCGCTTCGAGCGAGGAGCTGACAGCCGGGACTGAGCAGAACGCAAAATCAGTCGAGCACGTCGTGGATCTGGTTCAGGTGTCCTCCGAGGGAGCCGAGAGACAGGCTAGCGTCTCGCTGGAGAGTGCCGATACGATGGACGAAATGTCCCAAGGTATTTATAAAATCGCCGAAGCATCGGGAGCGATTGTCGATTCTTCGTCCCAGACGGTTGAGGATGTGCGGTACGGCAGCGAAAAGGTGGAGCAGGTCGGCCTGCAAATGGAGGAAATCCGGCGTTCTACGGAGCAGTCGGCCGAGCTGATGCATAAGATGAACGAGCTTAGCGCCCATATTGCCGGGATGAGCTCAGCGATTTCGGATATCGCCGTCCAGACGAATCTGCTGGCGCTGAACGCGGCGATTGAAGCGGCGCGTGCCGGTGAGGATGGCCGCGGCTTCTCCGTCGTGGCGGGCGAAGTGAGGAAGCTGGCTGAACAGTCCAGGGAGACGGCGGAGCAAATCGGCGAGGATATCGTGCAAATGACGAGCTTGGTAGAGAAGGCCTATGCAGTCATGAACGGCGAGGTTGCAGATAACGTCAAACGCGGCATTAGCGTCACTACCGATGCGCAGAATGCGTTCCGGCAAATCGAGCAATCGACGCGTCATATTACGGAGCAGATTCACGACGTGTCCGCGATTACGCAGCAAATGTCGGCGAGTGCCGAGGAGATTGCCAATTCCGTGAAGCATATCTCGGAAACCTCGCAGCAGAGTCTCGACTCCTTCCAGAGCGTAACGGCCGCGACGCAGGAGCAGCTGGCCTCGATGGAGGAAATTTCGTCAGCCGCAGAGGGCTTGGCCCGTATGGCGGCGGATATGCAGACGAAGATCGAGCACTTCAAGGTCTAA
- a CDS encoding acetylornithine transaminase — MAQSDLKEAKASKAADAKAKSALFPSYARYPISLVKGHGSWLWDDQGNRYLDFMSGLAVTNLGHAPEKVTAKVKAQLDELWHVSNLFHIPQQEKAAQLLTEVTCADVVFFCNSGAEANEAAIKLARRYHQKIKGTGRYEVITFQQSFHGRTLATLTATGQDKVKDGFLPLPEGFKTIQLHDMAALKEAIGPNTAAVMLEMIQAEGGVYPVDPGFVQELAALCKKEGLLLIVDEVQTGMGRTGKWFAHEHYGIEPDIFTSAKGIASGLSVGAMLAKEYLREAFTPGSHATTFGGNPVAAAAVIATIETMLEDSIPQRADEMGKYLHERLQEAFKDEPFVKAIRGKGLLIGIECAEPVADLVTEGQKRKLLFVTAGPNVIRLLPNLNVSREEIDQAVDTLAAIISAYTSKEEV; from the coding sequence ATGGCACAAAGTGATCTTAAAGAAGCAAAAGCATCCAAGGCGGCGGACGCGAAAGCAAAGAGCGCGCTGTTTCCAAGCTATGCCCGCTATCCGATCAGTCTCGTCAAAGGACATGGCAGCTGGCTGTGGGATGACCAGGGGAATCGTTATCTCGACTTTATGAGCGGTCTTGCGGTGACGAATCTCGGGCATGCTCCTGAAAAAGTGACGGCGAAGGTCAAGGCTCAGCTGGATGAGCTATGGCATGTATCGAATCTGTTCCATATTCCGCAGCAGGAGAAGGCTGCGCAGCTGCTGACGGAGGTCACTTGTGCCGATGTCGTGTTCTTCTGCAATAGCGGAGCCGAGGCGAATGAAGCGGCCATCAAGCTGGCGCGCCGTTACCATCAGAAGATCAAAGGAACCGGCCGCTATGAAGTGATTACTTTCCAGCAATCGTTCCATGGACGGACGCTGGCGACGCTGACAGCTACAGGGCAGGATAAGGTGAAGGACGGCTTCCTGCCGCTGCCGGAAGGCTTCAAGACTATACAGCTGCATGATATGGCGGCGCTGAAGGAGGCCATCGGGCCGAATACGGCGGCGGTCATGCTGGAGATGATCCAGGCCGAGGGCGGAGTATATCCAGTCGATCCTGGCTTCGTTCAAGAGCTTGCTGCGCTTTGCAAAAAAGAGGGACTCCTGCTAATCGTAGACGAGGTGCAAACCGGCATGGGCCGTACGGGCAAATGGTTTGCGCACGAGCACTATGGTATAGAGCCGGACATCTTCACCTCCGCGAAAGGCATTGCGAGCGGATTGTCCGTCGGGGCGATGCTCGCCAAGGAATACCTGCGCGAAGCATTCACGCCAGGCAGCCATGCGACTACATTTGGCGGCAACCCGGTAGCAGCCGCGGCGGTCATCGCAACGATCGAGACAATGCTGGAGGACAGCATTCCGCAGCGCGCGGATGAGATGGGCAAATATTTGCACGAACGTCTTCAAGAGGCGTTCAAGGATGAACCGTTCGTGAAGGCCATCCGCGGCAAAGGCCTGCTGATCGGCATCGAATGCGCTGAACCGGTAGCGGACCTGGTTACTGAGGGCCAGAAGCGGAAACTGCTGTTCGTCACTGCCGGTCCGAATGTCATTCGCCTGCTGCCGAACCTGAACGTGAGCCGGGAGGAAATCGATCAAGCCGTCGATACGCTGGCAGCGATCATTTCCGCCTATACATCCAAGGAGGAAGTGTAG
- a CDS encoding argininosuccinate synthase, whose translation MAKNKIVLAYSGGLDTSIILKWLKETYDAEIIAFTADIGQKEELDGLEAKALATGASKVYIDDLREEFAKDFIYPMFQAGAMYEGQYLLGTSIARPLIAKRMVEIARAEGAMAIAHGATGKGNDQVRFELAAAGLAPEIQVIAPWRLSEFRDRFPGRAEMIAYAEEHGIPVTASAAKSYSMDRNLLHISYESGVLEDPWYDASGEESKDMYLLSVSPEDAPDQPEYLELEFEQGNCVGLNGQRLDPLGVMEKLNELGGKHGIGRVDMVENRFVGMKSRGVYETPGGTILFTAHRKMESLTMDREVMNLRDSLITRYSTLVYNGFWFAPERLALQALVTESQKNVTGTVRVKLYKGNIIGAGVKSPVSLYNPDIATMEADPTEAYDQGDATGFIRLNALRLKVSSRRGAEQQVIEATFETDKE comes from the coding sequence ATGGCAAAAAACAAAATCGTGCTCGCCTACTCCGGCGGCTTGGATACATCGATCATTCTCAAATGGCTTAAGGAAACGTACGATGCCGAAATCATTGCTTTCACGGCGGATATCGGCCAGAAAGAGGAATTGGACGGCCTGGAAGCCAAAGCGCTGGCTACTGGAGCTTCCAAAGTATATATCGACGATCTGCGCGAGGAATTCGCCAAGGATTTCATCTACCCGATGTTCCAGGCTGGCGCAATGTACGAAGGGCAATATTTGCTCGGTACGAGCATCGCCCGTCCGCTGATCGCCAAGCGCATGGTTGAAATCGCCCGCGCGGAAGGCGCAATGGCTATCGCCCATGGCGCTACAGGCAAAGGGAACGACCAGGTCAGATTCGAGCTGGCCGCTGCTGGTCTCGCTCCGGAAATCCAAGTAATAGCTCCATGGCGTCTCAGCGAGTTCCGCGACCGCTTCCCGGGCCGCGCGGAAATGATTGCGTACGCCGAAGAGCACGGCATTCCGGTTACCGCGTCTGCGGCAAAATCCTACTCGATGGACCGCAACCTGCTGCACATCAGCTATGAGAGCGGCGTGCTTGAGGATCCTTGGTACGATGCGAGCGGCGAGGAGAGCAAGGATATGTACCTGCTCAGCGTATCCCCGGAGGATGCTCCGGATCAGCCGGAGTATTTGGAGCTGGAATTCGAGCAGGGCAACTGCGTCGGCCTGAACGGCCAGCGTCTTGACCCGCTTGGCGTGATGGAGAAGCTGAATGAGCTTGGCGGCAAGCACGGCATCGGCCGGGTAGACATGGTCGAGAACCGGTTCGTCGGCATGAAGAGCCGTGGCGTATATGAGACGCCGGGCGGTACGATTCTGTTTACAGCGCATCGCAAAATGGAATCCCTCACGATGGACCGCGAAGTGATGAACTTGCGCGACAGCCTGATTACCCGTTACAGCACGCTCGTATACAACGGCTTCTGGTTTGCGCCGGAACGTCTTGCGCTGCAGGCGCTCGTGACGGAGAGCCAGAAGAACGTGACCGGAACAGTGCGCGTGAAGCTGTACAAAGGGAACATTATCGGGGCCGGCGTTAAGAGCCCGGTCAGCCTCTACAATCCCGACATCGCTACGATGGAGGCCGATCCGACCGAAGCTTACGATCAAGGGGACGCAACCGGCTTTATCCGCCTGAACGCGCTGCGCCTCAAAGTAAGCTCCCGGCGTGGAGCAGAACAACAAGTAATTGAAGCTACGTTTGAAACAGACAAGGAGTGA
- the argC gene encoding N-acetyl-gamma-glutamyl-phosphate reductase: MTVSGNASKVKVAIVGSTGYGGVELIRFLLGHPLAEITSVISASSAGVPITDGFPHLSEILVQDLDGVDPEEMAKKADIVFTATPSGVSSKLVPQLLEAGLKVIDLSGDFRIKDGSLYEAWYKHDAPDASVLEQAVYGLSEINGDNVVGSGFISNPGCYPTATLLGLIPALSAGWIDPATIIIDAKSGVSGAGRGTGLMTHYAEINENFKAYKVNKHQHIPEIEQSLSQIAGEQVTVTFTTQLVPMTRGIMCTMYAQLKGAYTDEDLTELYRQYYEGRPFVRIREAGKWPATKEVFGSNYCDIGFAADPRTGRLTIISVIDNVVKGAAGQAIQNMNLMMGWDETTGLKLSPVYP; encoded by the coding sequence ATGACGGTGTCTGGAAATGCAAGCAAAGTAAAAGTGGCTATCGTTGGTTCCACAGGGTATGGCGGGGTGGAGCTGATTCGTTTTTTATTGGGACATCCGCTGGCGGAGATTACCTCTGTCATTTCGGCTTCAAGCGCCGGGGTACCGATTACGGATGGATTCCCGCATTTATCGGAAATCCTGGTTCAAGACCTGGACGGAGTAGACCCGGAGGAAATGGCCAAGAAGGCGGATATCGTATTTACGGCAACGCCGTCCGGAGTAAGCAGCAAGCTCGTGCCACAATTGCTGGAAGCGGGGCTTAAGGTTATCGACCTATCGGGAGATTTTCGTATCAAGGACGGTTCGCTCTATGAGGCCTGGTATAAACACGATGCCCCGGATGCCAGCGTGCTGGAGCAAGCGGTATACGGGTTGAGCGAAATTAACGGCGACAATGTCGTTGGCTCGGGATTCATTTCGAACCCGGGATGCTACCCGACGGCAACGCTGTTGGGATTGATCCCGGCGTTAAGCGCAGGCTGGATTGATCCGGCGACGATTATTATTGACGCGAAATCCGGGGTTTCCGGCGCCGGCCGCGGCACCGGCCTGATGACGCATTATGCGGAAATCAACGAGAATTTCAAGGCTTATAAAGTCAACAAGCATCAGCACATTCCAGAAATCGAGCAAAGCCTGTCGCAAATTGCGGGAGAGCAGGTGACCGTCACGTTTACGACGCAATTGGTGCCGATGACGCGGGGGATTATGTGCACGATGTACGCTCAGCTCAAAGGAGCTTATACCGATGAGGATTTAACCGAGCTGTATCGCCAGTATTATGAAGGCAGACCGTTCGTGCGGATTCGGGAGGCGGGCAAATGGCCAGCGACAAAGGAAGTATTCGGCTCGAACTACTGTGATATCGGCTTTGCCGCAGATCCTCGTACGGGAAGATTAACGATTATATCGGTTATCGATAACGTCGTAAAAGGTGCAGCAGGTCAGGCCATTCAGAATATGAATCTAATGATGGGTTGGGATGAGACGACGGGACTTAAGCTCAGTCCAGTTTATCCGTAA
- the argH gene encoding argininosuccinate lyase, translating to MSKLWGGRFTKQTNKLVEEYTASIGFDKALAEEDVQGSLAHVTMLAKCGIVPEEDAARIKEGLQSVLEKIRRGELEYSVSDEDIHMNIEKNLIEEIGPVGGKLHTGRSRNDQVATDMHLYLRKRVVEFVGLLHDLQEALIGQAKANLDTIVPGYTHLQRAQPILFAHHLLAYVSMFQRDIERLQDSYKRINVLPLGAGALAGTTFPIDRHFVAEQLNFGAVYENSLDAVSDRDFILEFLADASILMMHLSRLSEELVMWSSTEFRFIELDDAFCTGSSIMPQKKNPDVPELVRGKTGRVYGNLMGLLTVLKSLPLAYNKDMQEDKEGMFDTVATLQGALQLFAPMIATMKVNKEQMREAVNKDFSNATDIADFLANKGLPFRQAHEVIGKTVLYCIQHNKYLLDLSLEEFQQFSPLFDDSIYEVLQPETVVNARNVYGGTATGQVKAAIGRAEEKLQATGQWVQEYLAKSK from the coding sequence GTGAGCAAGCTGTGGGGAGGCCGCTTTACGAAGCAGACCAACAAACTAGTTGAAGAATATACCGCATCCATCGGGTTCGACAAGGCGCTGGCGGAAGAGGATGTACAGGGAAGCCTGGCGCATGTGACGATGCTGGCTAAGTGCGGAATCGTTCCTGAAGAGGATGCAGCGAGAATCAAGGAAGGATTGCAGTCCGTCCTTGAAAAAATCCGCCGCGGAGAGCTTGAGTATTCCGTCTCGGACGAGGATATTCATATGAATATCGAGAAGAATCTGATCGAGGAAATCGGACCGGTCGGCGGCAAGCTGCATACGGGCCGCAGCCGTAACGATCAGGTGGCCACGGATATGCACCTGTATTTGCGCAAGCGGGTCGTTGAATTCGTGGGGCTTCTGCATGACCTGCAGGAGGCCCTGATCGGGCAAGCGAAGGCCAATCTGGATACGATCGTACCAGGCTATACCCATTTGCAGCGGGCTCAGCCGATTCTGTTCGCTCATCATCTGCTTGCTTACGTCTCGATGTTCCAGCGGGACATCGAGCGCCTGCAGGACAGCTACAAGCGGATTAACGTCCTGCCGCTCGGCGCGGGGGCTCTGGCGGGAACGACTTTCCCGATCGACCGCCATTTCGTGGCCGAGCAGCTGAATTTCGGGGCTGTTTACGAGAACAGCCTGGATGCGGTCAGCGACCGCGATTTCATCCTGGAGTTTCTGGCGGATGCGTCGATCCTGATGATGCACTTGTCCCGTTTGAGCGAGGAATTGGTCATGTGGAGCAGCACTGAGTTCCGCTTTATCGAGCTGGACGATGCTTTTTGCACAGGCAGCAGCATCATGCCGCAGAAGAAGAACCCGGATGTGCCTGAGCTTGTGCGCGGGAAGACGGGCCGCGTTTACGGCAACCTGATGGGCCTGCTGACCGTCCTGAAGTCCCTGCCGCTTGCTTACAACAAGGACATGCAGGAGGACAAGGAAGGCATGTTCGATACGGTGGCAACGCTGCAGGGAGCGCTGCAGTTGTTCGCTCCAATGATTGCTACAATGAAGGTGAACAAGGAGCAGATGCGCGAGGCCGTCAACAAAGATTTCTCCAATGCGACCGACATCGCCGATTTCCTGGCCAACAAGGGATTGCCGTTCCGTCAGGCTCACGAAGTGATCGGCAAGACGGTGCTGTATTGCATTCAGCACAATAAATATTTGCTCGATCTCTCCCTCGAGGAATTCCAGCAATTCTCACCGCTGTTCGACGACAGCATTTACGAGGTGCTGCAGCCGGAGACGGTCGTTAACGCCCGCAACGTCTACGGCGGTACGGCGACCGGCCAGGTGAAGGCCGCGATTGGCCGGGCTGAGGAGAAATTGCAGGCGACCGGGCAATGGGTGCAGGAATATTTGGCTAAGAGCAAATAA
- the argB gene encoding acetylglutamate kinase yields MRTALDNSNTASNPLAANGTFVMKCGGSTLAELPDSFFEDLVKLQQSGVQPVIVHGGGPAISGNLNKLGIETKFVNGLRYTSEEVLDVVEMVLAGSINKGIVRRIGQSGGKALGLSGIDGQLITAQPVAASAEVGLVGDVTKVDAALIEGVIQLGFMPIIAPLGVDAAGQRYNINADTAAGAVASELGVERMIVVTDVPGILKTINGEKRVLPTVTVQEIEDMIQTGEIYGGMIPKVRAAIACIHGKVQEVVIVDGSEPGILSRVLSGEEIGTKIVRMQ; encoded by the coding sequence ATGAGAACAGCGCTGGATAACAGTAACACAGCAAGCAATCCGCTTGCGGCAAACGGGACGTTTGTAATGAAATGTGGAGGCAGCACGCTCGCAGAGCTTCCGGATTCCTTTTTCGAGGATCTGGTGAAGCTGCAGCAAAGCGGAGTGCAGCCGGTCATCGTCCACGGGGGCGGGCCGGCGATTTCCGGCAATCTGAATAAGCTCGGCATTGAAACGAAGTTCGTGAACGGGCTGCGATATACGTCTGAGGAAGTGCTGGACGTCGTAGAGATGGTGCTGGCCGGAAGCATCAACAAAGGCATCGTGCGCCGTATCGGGCAATCCGGGGGCAAAGCGCTAGGCTTGTCTGGCATAGACGGCCAACTGATCACCGCGCAGCCGGTAGCGGCTAGTGCAGAAGTCGGGCTTGTCGGCGATGTTACCAAAGTCGATGCCGCTCTGATCGAAGGCGTAATCCAGCTTGGATTTATGCCGATCATCGCGCCGCTTGGCGTTGATGCGGCGGGCCAGCGTTACAATATCAATGCGGACACGGCAGCCGGGGCGGTAGCGTCCGAGCTCGGCGTGGAGCGAATGATCGTCGTGACGGATGTGCCGGGCATTCTGAAGACCATCAACGGGGAGAAAAGAGTGCTGCCGACCGTGACCGTACAGGAAATCGAAGACATGATTCAGACCGGTGAAATTTACGGTGGCATGATCCCGAAAGTCCGGGCTGCGATTGCCTGTATCCATGGCAAGGTGCAGGAGGTCGTCATCGTGGACGGCAGCGAACCCGGGATCTTAAGCCGCGTTCTGTCCGGCGAGGAAATCGGGACGAAAATTGTGCGGATGCAGTAG
- the argF gene encoding ornithine carbamoyltransferase, with the protein MSLIEGTKKNAFNLKGRDFIELTDYTTEEIQYLLDLAIEIKDKQKKGEVYHPLKGKTVGLIFEKSSTRTRVSFEVGTYQLGGHALFLSKNDIQLGRGETIADTAAVMSRYLDGIMIRTFGHENVVDLARYSTVPVINGLSDLAHPCQVLADLQTIYEHKGILKGLKLAYIGDGNNMAHSLMIGCAKLGVHISVASPEGYEPDAQITEQARHIAKETGAAVEVVRDPKAAVEQADVIYTDVWASMGFEEEQKAREAAFAAYQVNEELAQHAKPDYLFMHCLPAHRGEEVSEGVIDGKNSIIFDQAENRLHAQKALMAALIGS; encoded by the coding sequence ATGAGTTTAATAGAGGGAACGAAGAAGAATGCATTTAATTTGAAGGGCCGCGATTTCATCGAGCTTACAGACTATACAACGGAAGAAATTCAATATTTGCTCGACCTCGCGATCGAGATCAAGGATAAACAGAAGAAGGGCGAGGTTTACCATCCGCTGAAGGGGAAAACCGTCGGACTTATTTTTGAGAAATCTTCGACACGGACACGGGTATCCTTTGAGGTTGGCACCTACCAATTGGGCGGGCATGCCTTGTTCCTGAGCAAGAATGATATCCAGCTTGGCCGCGGCGAGACGATCGCCGATACGGCGGCCGTCATGTCGAGATATCTGGACGGTATTATGATCCGTACCTTTGGTCACGAGAATGTCGTCGACTTGGCTCGTTATTCGACCGTTCCGGTCATCAACGGGCTTAGCGATCTGGCGCATCCATGCCAGGTGCTGGCGGATTTGCAGACCATTTACGAGCATAAAGGAATCCTCAAAGGCCTGAAGCTGGCCTATATCGGCGACGGCAACAATATGGCCCACTCCCTGATGATCGGCTGTGCGAAACTCGGGGTTCACATTTCCGTGGCGAGCCCGGAAGGCTACGAGCCGGATGCGCAAATTACGGAGCAAGCCCGGCACATCGCGAAGGAGACCGGAGCGGCCGTCGAGGTTGTCCGTGACCCGAAAGCGGCGGTAGAGCAGGCGGATGTCATTTACACAGACGTTTGGGCAAGCATGGGCTTCGAGGAAGAGCAGAAGGCGCGCGAGGCGGCGTTTGCTGCGTATCAGGTCAATGAAGAGCTGGCGCAGCATGCGAAGCCGGATTATTTGTTCATGCATTGCTTGCCGGCCCATCGCGGCGAGGAAGTGAGCGAAGGGGTTATCGACGGCAAGAACTCGATTATTTTCGATCAGGCCGAGAACCGTCTACATGCCCAGAAAGCGCTGATGGCAGCGCTGATCGGATCATAG
- the argJ gene encoding bifunctional glutamate N-acetyltransferase/amino-acid acetyltransferase ArgJ yields MGEVSKFTVVTEGTVTTPQGFRAGGLHCGLKKTSRNDLGAIVCEVPAVAAAVYTLNVFQAAPLKVTRDSLASSSQRLRAIVVNSGNANACTGKQGEDDAYAMRAAAAEAFGLQPEEVAVASTGVIGELLPMERVNAGIHGLPAVVASGADGAEEFCQAILTTDLVKKEVCVKLNVDGREVSIAGAAKGSGMIHPNMATMLGFVTTDAVIDAEALQALLRKVTDATFNMITVDGDTSTNDMLLAMASGLAGNEPLTPEHPAWESFAAGFGYVCEVLAKAIARDGEGASRLVEVNVEGAVSDLSARAIAKTIIGSSLVKSAVFGADANWGRIIAAVGRAGEPVNPETVDISLGSIHVLTGSRPIPFDEDEALAYLQGDTVVIHVHLHNGEGQATAWGCDLTYDYVRINAAYRT; encoded by the coding sequence ATGGGAGAGGTTAGCAAGTTTACTGTAGTTACTGAGGGAACGGTTACGACGCCGCAGGGTTTCCGGGCAGGGGGACTGCATTGTGGCCTAAAAAAAACATCGCGCAACGATCTCGGCGCGATTGTATGTGAAGTGCCTGCCGTAGCAGCAGCCGTGTATACATTAAATGTATTTCAGGCTGCGCCGCTTAAGGTGACGCGCGACAGCCTCGCCTCCAGCAGCCAGCGGCTGCGGGCGATCGTTGTGAACAGCGGCAACGCCAATGCCTGCACGGGCAAGCAGGGCGAGGACGATGCCTATGCGATGCGCGCAGCGGCTGCGGAAGCCTTCGGGCTGCAGCCGGAGGAAGTCGCCGTGGCGTCAACGGGTGTCATCGGCGAGCTGCTGCCGATGGAGCGCGTGAACGCCGGGATTCATGGACTTCCGGCAGTGGTAGCATCGGGAGCCGACGGGGCGGAGGAATTCTGCCAAGCCATCCTGACCACGGACCTCGTGAAGAAAGAGGTATGCGTGAAGCTGAACGTGGATGGACGGGAGGTCAGCATCGCCGGAGCCGCCAAAGGCTCAGGCATGATTCACCCGAACATGGCGACCATGCTTGGCTTTGTGACGACCGACGCGGTTATCGATGCCGAAGCGCTGCAGGCGCTGCTCCGCAAGGTGACCGATGCCACCTTCAATATGATCACGGTAGACGGCGATACGAGCACGAACGACATGCTGCTTGCGATGGCGAGCGGGCTGGCCGGAAATGAGCCGCTGACACCGGAGCATCCGGCCTGGGAGAGCTTTGCGGCGGGCTTCGGCTATGTGTGTGAGGTGCTCGCCAAGGCAATCGCCCGCGATGGCGAGGGAGCATCACGGCTCGTTGAAGTGAACGTGGAAGGCGCGGTCAGCGATCTGTCGGCCCGGGCTATTGCGAAGACGATTATAGGCTCCAGCCTGGTGAAATCGGCCGTATTTGGCGCCGATGCGAACTGGGGCCGCATCATCGCGGCGGTAGGCCGCGCTGGCGAGCCGGTGAACCCGGAGACGGTGGACATTTCGCTCGGCAGCATCCATGTGCTGACGGGCTCCCGGCCGATTCCTTTCGACGAGGATGAGGCGCTTGCTTATCTGCAGGGGGACACCGTGGTTATCCATGTCCACCTGCATAACGGCGAAGGCCAGGCCACGGCCTGGGGCTGCGATTTGACCTATGACTATGTACGGATAAATGCGGCATACCGCACTTGA